Proteins found in one Takifugu rubripes chromosome 15, fTakRub1.2, whole genome shotgun sequence genomic segment:
- the LOC101077907 gene encoding E3 ubiquitin-protein ligase listerin-like isoform X2, whose protein sequence is MGGKNKQRTKGNIRPSSSSRAAEALSRESGVIPGFVGFDTSANLDLSYVPAVHGVDEIDNLVDAEFRLVLRKMSKRDVTTRLKAVQDFASMCQERDSDVVKGVLPYWSKIYCKISVDHDRRIREATQQAFEQLVAKVGRCLAPFLKSLMGHWILSQCDPYMPSASAACKAFQAAFSPPKQPEALNFCKDEILNVIQDILLKETADTLSDPQNVTAEEREAKYVRMLTCSLLGVKRLLSLLQPTDTPALEQKLSDLVNPGKFWKYSKHKTAQVRGAFFQLVCALCEFTPALVVAQAALVCPAVLLNIDDTDPAVLPSVWEAVLHVVSTVPDCWKHVNAKKGFLPKLWALLKEGGKGMAKALHPNLMPLLSKLPQEVTHPSMDFYSTFFTSFIQGLSSERAASSPSESAVIVTSVVECLRYCIVLHTDEDQKNLRSMLISEKLLPLLEEALGSPSLRNGPLFLVVTEMLWSWEKKAGLHGDEANSNRDVFQALLTDFWKEVGILFVRYVNTQEADPQILEGIATLLQVMCHPEGGNKRHPQKKKSVRICLEKEEDVEKAAVKEGAVEKAAQTVSEAVREPTFGPLKTPHLEDLVCQLVQMCLLHVNDDKSETHLVFLSLLLRSFHTPRVFETLVDDKLTDGERQPAVKNPATQFLLEQVVLWLSEKGRTDTEHLVEIIFSSLSCCSRQETTRILNHISMMELPWGIILQIIQRACADPTTVKSCGDWLKGSVLGEQLLGLIEELCRIDGSPPISTYSAGDHRWALISLVLSQNHNHESLIGEVYLEKMLEKLHITLSKTKSLSDEGNLRPLISFICDVTFTFFSTVEDCFSLLSAQDLLFTVFQLTAQDQTRILLTDSLLQKLWAVCKAGVQSLAQDPEHKVQEGSFLHSVAVWVKHQILTTSLDIESFRVLVLAVQTIVETVAASSGPGSLLLAQFLSELMPSQSQWKKIRQDLPLQWMKSPLLSNRYRGVCLQSPVDTWTSRLSARLPAHLCASAMLGKVAQLSASSVPEQKAADCPSRQQNLVITVSELLYTLQWCKEVGYSPALVASYHSLLMDWRLPGGLHNLLPLEDVLETLYLRSVAEGDLWSLTLEDYIHVNKLAETRGGKLKKLYSSTDSLLSGWQSRLNTVQVLCPFMTQDERETLVALATSGIINWRETDYVYECLAVLLCCLTADTPVQNEVLQSVLATMMEWRSSNETCFLFDSDLSEATPRELNLTVEMMRLLSWLVTHRPTDLESSQWDFLLCSMLAWLEVTKENVRSLWNPWVQLFFCANAALVTSLNQFFTTSSPDVLQKLPPELSGEWTDFFTDGIYNVMLPLPISITDAFSEPDDPVFPSAVLQSLGQALAFVPVQKLMRNKLRPRFVAGQKTNLPDGVQTLINTFCPQLLFKARPLQITTFHLLDRMMPELPAFDQDHKFDDEEDEPCLSPPASLMTILSTCEDLCENILSGVQVGEFAVVQPLSIEYSCLLGYLLAWKLLLTFFKSSPTNLRALYAQHLKRNTSLNKLLLILFKLMPENPVYPGQGTEMKESKTFFTETLSLDVEKITNVKCELPHLACSVYYSTLQDLPAMVRLWWNSQEKRVSTVVEKFTVKYISPVLSAQEISSVHSSTQMSDSMTVKARSAAREVIATYSVDDIFIELVIQLPQNYPLGSIAVDSGRRVGIALQQWRNWMLQLSTYLTHQNGSIMEGLTLWKSNVDKRFEGVEDCMICFSVIHGSNYSLPKKACRTCKKRFHSACLYKWFTSSNKSTCPLCRETFF, encoded by the exons ATGGGTGGTAAAAATAAACAGCGGACTAAAGGAAATATTCGG CCTTCCAGTAGCAGCCGCGCTGCTGAGGCGCTCAGCCGTGAAAGCGGGGTCATCCCCGGGTTTGTAGGCTTCGACACAAGCGCGAACCTGGACCTCAGTTATGTCCCCGCTGTCCACGGCGTGGACGAGATCGACAACCTCGTAGATGCCGAATTTCGACTGGTGCTCAGAAAGATGTCCAAGAGGGACGTCACCACCAGACTAAAG GCTGTGCAGGATTTTGCATCCATGTGCCAGGAGCGGGATTCAGACGTGGTCAAAGGGGTCCTACCATACTGGTCCAAAATCTACTGTAAAATATCAGTG GATCACGATCGGCGTATCAGGGAGGCGACCCAACAAGCTTTTGAACAACTGGTTGCGAAGGTGGGCCGCTGCCTCGCCCCGTTTCTGAAGAGCCTGATGGGACATTGGATTCTGTCTCAGTGTGACCCTTACATGCCGTCTGCTTCAGCTGCATGTAAGGCCTTCCAGGCTGCTTTCTCCCCTCCCAAACAGCCAGAAGCTCTCAACTTTTGCAAGGATGAGATCCTTAAT GTCATTCAAGATATCTTGTTAAAGGAGACTGCTGACACCCTCAGTGATCCCCA GAACGTGACAGCTGAGGAGAGGGAAGCCAAATATGTGCGCATGCTGACCTGTTCCCTCCTGGGGGTGAAGAGGCTGCTGTCACTGCTACAGCCGACTGACACGCCGGCCCTGGAGCAAAAACTCTCGGATCTGGTGAATCCTGGGAAGTTTTGGAAGTacagcaaacacaaaacagcacag GTGCGAGGGGCTTTTTTCCAACTCGTGTGTGCTCTGTGTGAATTTACTCCCGCGCTGGTCGTGGCTCAGGCGGCTCTCGTCTGCCCCGCTGTCCTCCTTAACATCGATGACACAGACCCCGCAGTCCTGCCCTCTGTGTGGGAAGCTGTCCTGCACGTTGTGTCCACGGTCCCC GATTGCTGGAAACACGTGAATGCTAAGAAGGGCTTTTTACCAAAACTCTGGGCACTCCTTAAAGAGGGAGGCAAAGGCATGGCTAAAGCCCTCCACCCTAATTTAATGCCGCTCCTGAGCAAACTGCCCCAAGAGGTCACCCATCCCAGCATGGACTTCTACAGCACCTTCTTCACTTCATTCATCCAGGG tttgtcaAGTGAGCGAGCAGCCTCCAGCCCATCGGAGAGCGCCGTCATCGTGACGTCCGTGGTGGAGTGCTTGAGGTACTGCATTGTGCTGCACACCGATGAAGATCAGAAGAACTTGAGGAGCATGCTGATATCGGAAAAG CTTCTCCCTCTGCTCGAGGAGGCTCTGGGCAGTCCCTCCTTACGGAACGGTCCTCTTTTCCTCGTGGTCACGGAAATGCTTTGGTCTTGGGAGAAAAAGGCAGGCTTGCACGGTGATGAGGCCAACAGCAACAGGGACGTCTTTCAGGCGCTTCTGACAGACTTCTGGAAGGAGGTTGGAATCTTGTTTGTGCGTTACGTCAACACCCAGGAAGCAGATCCGCAAATTTTGGAGGGCATCGCCACCTTGCTGCAG GTAATGTGCCACCCTGAGGGAGGAAATAAAAGGCATCCGCAGAAGAAGAAATCCGTCAGGATCTGtttggaaaaggaagaagatgTTGAGAAAGCTGCAGTTAAGGAGGGCGCTGTTGAGAAAGCTGCACAGACGGTGTCGGAGGCTGTGAGAGAGCCAACATTTGGGCCCCTAAAGACTCCGCATTTGGAAGACTTGGTTTGTCAGCTGGTTCAGATGTGCCTGCTGCACGTGAATGACGACAAGTCGGAGACACATCTGGTTTTCCTGTCCCTGCTCTTGCGCTCTTTCCACACACCCAGAGTGTTTGAG ACGCTGGTGGATGATAAATTAACCGACGGCGAGCGGCAGCCAGCGGTGAAGAACCCAGCCACGCAGTTCCTGCTGGAGCAGGTGGTGCTGTGGCTGAGCGAGAAGGGGCGGACTGACACCGAGCACCTGGTGGAAATTATCTTCAGCTCGctgtcctgctgcagccgcCAGGAGACCACTCGCATCCTCAACCACATCTCCATG ATGGAATTACCGTGGGGAATTATTCTGCAAATCATACAGAGG GCATGTGCAGATCCCACGACTGTTAAAAGCTGTGGTGATTGGCTGAAGGGCTCCGTTCTGGGCGAGCAGCTCCTGGGACTTAttgaggagctgtgcaggatCGACGGCAGCCCCCCCATTTCCACGTATTCGGCAGGCGATCATCGCTGGGCACTGATCAGTCTGGTTCTCTCTCAGAACCACAACCACG AGTCTCTGATTGGGGAGGTGTACCTGGAGAAGATGTTGGAGAAGCTCCACATTACTCTGTCCAAGACAAAGAGTTTATCAGATGAAGGCAACTTGCGGCCATTAATCTCCTTCATCTGCGATGTGACCTTCACGTTCTTCTCCACTGTAGAGGACTGCTTTTCATTACTCTCTGCTCAGGATCTGTTGTTTACTGTGTTCCAATTAACTGCCCAAGATCAAACACGCATTCTTCTGACTG ACTCCCTTTTACAAAAGCTGTGGGCAGTGTGTAAAGCCGGGGTCCAGTCGCTGGCTCAAGACCCTGAACACAAAGTCCAGGAGGGAAGTTTCTTGCACAGTGTCGCCGTTTGGGTGAAACACCAAATTCTGACCACCTCGCTGGACATCGAAAG TTTCAGGGTTTTAGTGCTGGCTGTCCAGACCATAGTGGAGACGGTAGCTGCTTCCAGTGGTCCCGGCTCGCTGCTCCTCGCCCAGTTCCTGAGCGAGTTAATGCCCAGCCAGTCGCAGTGGAAGAAAATCAGACAGGACTTGCCTCTTCAG TGGATGAAATCCCCGTTATTGTCCAACCGCTACAGAGGAGTTTGCCTTCAGTCCCCTGTGGACACCTGGACATCGAGATTGTCAGCGAGGctacctgctcacctgtgtgccTCTGCCATGTTGGGTAAGGTGGCCCAGCTTTCTGCATCCAGCGTCCCTGAGCAAAAGGCAGCTGATTGTCCATCACGTCAGCAAAACCTCGTTATCACAG TTTCAGAGTTGCTGTATACACTGCAGTGGTGTAAGGAGGTAGGCTATAGCCCTGCTTTAGTGGCTTCATATCACAGCCTGCTCATGGACTGGAGGCTGCCGGGGGGTCTTCACAACCTGCTTCCATTGGAAGATGTGCTGGAGACACTTTACTTAAG GTCAGTGGCAGAGGGAGACCTCTGGTCTCTGACTCTAGAAGACTACATACACGTCAACAAGTTGGCAGAGACTCGGGGCGGAAAGCTGAAGAAGCtttacagcagcacagacag TTTGTTGTCAGGTTGGCAAAGCAGGCTGAACACAGTCCAGGTTCTCTGCCCCTTCATGACCCAAGACGAGAGAGAGACCCTCGTTGCTTTGGCTACAAGTGGAATCATCAACTGGCGCGAAACTGACT ATGTGTACGAGTGTCTGGCGGTTCTGCTGTGCTGCCTCACGGCTGATACGCCGGTGCAGAACGAGGTGTTGCAGTCTGTCCTGGCCACCATGAtggagtggaggagcagcaatGAGACCTGCTTCCTCTTTGACAG cGATCTGTCTGAAGCAACTCCTCGAGAGTTGAATTTGACAGTGGAAATGATGCGTCTCCTCTCTTGGCTGGTAACTCATCGCCCGACAGATCTCGAGAGCAGCCAGTGGGACTTCTTGCTCTGCTCCATGTTAGCGTGGTTAGAG GTCACTAAAGAGAATGTGAGAAGCCTCTGGAACCCATGGGTGCAGCTGTTTTTCTGTGCAAACGCTGCGCTGGTGACGAGTTTGAACCAGTTCTTCACGACGTCGTCACctgatgtgctgcagaagcTGCCCCCAGAACTGTCTGGGGAATGGACAGACTTCTTCACAGATGGAATTTACAATGTGATGTTGCCTCTCCCCATCAGCATCACAG ATGCCTTCTCTGAACCGGATGACCCAGTGTTCCCTTCGGCGGTCCTTCAGTCGCTTGGCCAGGCTCTGGCTTTTGTGCCTGTGCAGAAGCTAATGCGCAACAAGCTGCGGCCGCGCTTCGTAGCCGGCCAGAAAACAAATTTACCCGACGGTGTCCAGACGCTGATCAACACCTTTTGTCCACAGCTTCTGTTTAAAGCCAGACCTCTGCAGATCACCACCTTCCACCTGTTAGACAG AATGATGCCTGAGCTGCCTGCGTTTGACCAGGACCACAAGTTTGATGACGAAGAAGACGAACCTTGTCT CTCTCCGCCGGCATCACTGATGACCATCCTCTCCACTTGTGAGGACCTCTGTGAAAACATCCTATCAGGAGTTCAAGTGGGAGAGTTTGCAGTGGTCCAGCCTCTCAGCATAGAGTACTCCTGCCTCTTAGGCTACCTACTAGCCTGGAAGCTGCTCCTCACTTTCTTTAAATCCTCACCCACCAAT CTGCGCGCTCTTTATGCCCAGCACCTGAAAAGAAACACCTCCCTGAACAAGCTCCTGCTGATCCTTTTCAAACTGATGCCTGAGAACCCCGTCTACCCAGGCCAGGGGACAGAGATGAAGGAGAGCAAAACCTTCTTCACGGAGACCCTTTCTCTAGATGTTGAAA AAATCACAAACGTGAAGTGTGAGCTCCCCCACCTGGCGTGCAGCGTGTACTACAGTACGCTGCAGGACCTGCCTGCCATGGTGCGGCTGTGGTGGAACAGTCAGGAGAAGAGAGTCAGCACGGTTGTGGAGAAGTTCACCGTGAAATACATCAGCCCCGTCCTGTCGGCACAGGAAATCTCATCCGTGCACTCCAGCACTCAGATGTCCGACAGCATGACT GTCAAAGCTCGCTCAGCAGCGCGGGAAGTGATCGCTACCTACTCTGTGGATGATATCTTCATTGAGCTGGTGATTCAGCTTCCGCAGAATTATCCTCTGGGCTCCATCGCTGTAGATAGCGGGAGGCGCGTGGGCATCGCCTTACAGCAGTGGAGGAACTGGATGCTGCAGCTGAGCACCTACCTCACACATCAG AATGGCAGTATAATGGAGGGCCTGACTCTGTGGAAGAGCAACGTGGACAAGCGCTTCGAGGGGGTGGAGGACTGTATGATCTGCTTCTCTGTGATCCACGGCTCCAACTACTCCCTGCCCAAGAAGGCTTGTCGGACCTGCAAGAAGAGGTTCCACTCGGCGTGTTTG TACAAATGGTTCACGTCCAGCAACAAGTCCACCTGCCCGCTGTGCAGAGAAACCTTCTTCTGA
- the LOC101077907 gene encoding E3 ubiquitin-protein ligase listerin-like isoform X1 — MGGKNKQRTKGNIRPSSSSRAAEALSRESGVIPGFVGFDTSANLDLSYVPAVHGVDEIDNLVDAEFRLVLRKMSKRDVTTRLKAVQDFASMCQERDSDVVKGVLPYWSKIYCKISVDHDRRIREATQQAFEQLVAKVGRCLAPFLKSLMGHWILSQCDPYMPSASAACKAFQAAFSPPKQPEALNFCKDEILNVIQDILLKETADTLSDPQNVTAEEREAKYVRMLTCSLLGVKRLLSLLQPTDTPALEQKLSDLVNPGKFWKYSKHKTAQVRGAFFQLVCALCEFTPALVVAQAALVCPAVLLNIDDTDPAVLPSVWEAVLHVVSTVPDCWKHVNAKKGFLPKLWALLKEGGKGMAKALHPNLMPLLSKLPQEVTHPSMDFYSTFFTSFIQGLSSERAASSPSESAVIVTSVVECLRYCIVLHTDEDQKNLRSMLISEKLLPLLEEALGSPSLRNGPLFLVVTEMLWSWEKKAGLHGDEANSNRDVFQALLTDFWKEVGILFVRYVNTQEADPQILEGIATLLQVMCHPEGGNKRHPQKKKSVRICLEKEEDVEKAAVKEGAVEKAAQTVSEAVREPTFGPLKTPHLEDLVCQLVQMCLLHVNDDKSETHLVFLSLLLRSFHTPRVFETLVDDKLTDGERQPAVKNPATQFLLEQVVLWLSEKGRTDTEHLVEIIFSSLSCCSRQETTRILNHISMMELPWGIILQIIQRACADPTTVKSCGDWLKGSVLGEQLLGLIEELCRIDGSPPISTYSAGDHRWALISLVLSQNHNHESLIGEVYLEKMLEKLHITLSKTKSLSDEGNLRPLISFICDVTFTFFSTVEDCFSLLSAQDLLFTVFQLTAQDQTRILLTDSLLQKLWAVCKAGVQSLAQDPEHKVQEGSFLHSVAVWVKHQILTTSLDIESFRVLVLAVQTIVETVAASSGPGSLLLAQFLSELMPSQSQWKKIRQDLPLQWMKSPLLSNRYRGVCLQSPVDTWTSRLSARLPAHLCASAMLGKVAQLSASSVPEQKAADCPSRQQNLVITVSELLYTLQWCKEVGYSPALVASYHSLLMDWRLPGGLHNLLPLEDVLETLYLRSVAEGDLWSLTLEDYIHVNKLAETRGGKLKKLYSSTDSLLSGWQSRLNTVQVLCPFMTQDERETLVALATSGIINWRETDYVYECLAVLLCCLTADTPVQNEVLQSVLATMMEWRSSNETCFLFDSDLSEATPRELNLTVEMMRLLSWLVTHRPTDLESSQWDFLLCSMLAWLEVTKENVRSLWNPWVQLFFCANAALVTSLNQFFTTSSPDVLQKLPPELSGEWTDFFTDGIYNVMLPLPISITDAFSEPDDPVFPSAVLQSLGQALAFVPVQKLMRNKLRPRFVAGQKTNLPDGVQTLINTFCPQLLFKARPLQITTFHLLDRMMPELPAFDQDHKFDDEEDEPCLSPPASLMTILSTCEDLCENILSGVQVGEFAVVQPLSIEYSCLLGYLLAWKLLLTFFKSSPTNLRALYAQHLKRNTSLNKLLLILFKLMPENPVYPGQGTEMKESKTFFTETLSLDVETEITNVKCELPHLACSVYYSTLQDLPAMVRLWWNSQEKRVSTVVEKFTVKYISPVLSAQEISSVHSSTQMSDSMTVKARSAAREVIATYSVDDIFIELVIQLPQNYPLGSIAVDSGRRVGIALQQWRNWMLQLSTYLTHQNGSIMEGLTLWKSNVDKRFEGVEDCMICFSVIHGSNYSLPKKACRTCKKRFHSACLYKWFTSSNKSTCPLCRETFF, encoded by the exons ATGGGTGGTAAAAATAAACAGCGGACTAAAGGAAATATTCGG CCTTCCAGTAGCAGCCGCGCTGCTGAGGCGCTCAGCCGTGAAAGCGGGGTCATCCCCGGGTTTGTAGGCTTCGACACAAGCGCGAACCTGGACCTCAGTTATGTCCCCGCTGTCCACGGCGTGGACGAGATCGACAACCTCGTAGATGCCGAATTTCGACTGGTGCTCAGAAAGATGTCCAAGAGGGACGTCACCACCAGACTAAAG GCTGTGCAGGATTTTGCATCCATGTGCCAGGAGCGGGATTCAGACGTGGTCAAAGGGGTCCTACCATACTGGTCCAAAATCTACTGTAAAATATCAGTG GATCACGATCGGCGTATCAGGGAGGCGACCCAACAAGCTTTTGAACAACTGGTTGCGAAGGTGGGCCGCTGCCTCGCCCCGTTTCTGAAGAGCCTGATGGGACATTGGATTCTGTCTCAGTGTGACCCTTACATGCCGTCTGCTTCAGCTGCATGTAAGGCCTTCCAGGCTGCTTTCTCCCCTCCCAAACAGCCAGAAGCTCTCAACTTTTGCAAGGATGAGATCCTTAAT GTCATTCAAGATATCTTGTTAAAGGAGACTGCTGACACCCTCAGTGATCCCCA GAACGTGACAGCTGAGGAGAGGGAAGCCAAATATGTGCGCATGCTGACCTGTTCCCTCCTGGGGGTGAAGAGGCTGCTGTCACTGCTACAGCCGACTGACACGCCGGCCCTGGAGCAAAAACTCTCGGATCTGGTGAATCCTGGGAAGTTTTGGAAGTacagcaaacacaaaacagcacag GTGCGAGGGGCTTTTTTCCAACTCGTGTGTGCTCTGTGTGAATTTACTCCCGCGCTGGTCGTGGCTCAGGCGGCTCTCGTCTGCCCCGCTGTCCTCCTTAACATCGATGACACAGACCCCGCAGTCCTGCCCTCTGTGTGGGAAGCTGTCCTGCACGTTGTGTCCACGGTCCCC GATTGCTGGAAACACGTGAATGCTAAGAAGGGCTTTTTACCAAAACTCTGGGCACTCCTTAAAGAGGGAGGCAAAGGCATGGCTAAAGCCCTCCACCCTAATTTAATGCCGCTCCTGAGCAAACTGCCCCAAGAGGTCACCCATCCCAGCATGGACTTCTACAGCACCTTCTTCACTTCATTCATCCAGGG tttgtcaAGTGAGCGAGCAGCCTCCAGCCCATCGGAGAGCGCCGTCATCGTGACGTCCGTGGTGGAGTGCTTGAGGTACTGCATTGTGCTGCACACCGATGAAGATCAGAAGAACTTGAGGAGCATGCTGATATCGGAAAAG CTTCTCCCTCTGCTCGAGGAGGCTCTGGGCAGTCCCTCCTTACGGAACGGTCCTCTTTTCCTCGTGGTCACGGAAATGCTTTGGTCTTGGGAGAAAAAGGCAGGCTTGCACGGTGATGAGGCCAACAGCAACAGGGACGTCTTTCAGGCGCTTCTGACAGACTTCTGGAAGGAGGTTGGAATCTTGTTTGTGCGTTACGTCAACACCCAGGAAGCAGATCCGCAAATTTTGGAGGGCATCGCCACCTTGCTGCAG GTAATGTGCCACCCTGAGGGAGGAAATAAAAGGCATCCGCAGAAGAAGAAATCCGTCAGGATCTGtttggaaaaggaagaagatgTTGAGAAAGCTGCAGTTAAGGAGGGCGCTGTTGAGAAAGCTGCACAGACGGTGTCGGAGGCTGTGAGAGAGCCAACATTTGGGCCCCTAAAGACTCCGCATTTGGAAGACTTGGTTTGTCAGCTGGTTCAGATGTGCCTGCTGCACGTGAATGACGACAAGTCGGAGACACATCTGGTTTTCCTGTCCCTGCTCTTGCGCTCTTTCCACACACCCAGAGTGTTTGAG ACGCTGGTGGATGATAAATTAACCGACGGCGAGCGGCAGCCAGCGGTGAAGAACCCAGCCACGCAGTTCCTGCTGGAGCAGGTGGTGCTGTGGCTGAGCGAGAAGGGGCGGACTGACACCGAGCACCTGGTGGAAATTATCTTCAGCTCGctgtcctgctgcagccgcCAGGAGACCACTCGCATCCTCAACCACATCTCCATG ATGGAATTACCGTGGGGAATTATTCTGCAAATCATACAGAGG GCATGTGCAGATCCCACGACTGTTAAAAGCTGTGGTGATTGGCTGAAGGGCTCCGTTCTGGGCGAGCAGCTCCTGGGACTTAttgaggagctgtgcaggatCGACGGCAGCCCCCCCATTTCCACGTATTCGGCAGGCGATCATCGCTGGGCACTGATCAGTCTGGTTCTCTCTCAGAACCACAACCACG AGTCTCTGATTGGGGAGGTGTACCTGGAGAAGATGTTGGAGAAGCTCCACATTACTCTGTCCAAGACAAAGAGTTTATCAGATGAAGGCAACTTGCGGCCATTAATCTCCTTCATCTGCGATGTGACCTTCACGTTCTTCTCCACTGTAGAGGACTGCTTTTCATTACTCTCTGCTCAGGATCTGTTGTTTACTGTGTTCCAATTAACTGCCCAAGATCAAACACGCATTCTTCTGACTG ACTCCCTTTTACAAAAGCTGTGGGCAGTGTGTAAAGCCGGGGTCCAGTCGCTGGCTCAAGACCCTGAACACAAAGTCCAGGAGGGAAGTTTCTTGCACAGTGTCGCCGTTTGGGTGAAACACCAAATTCTGACCACCTCGCTGGACATCGAAAG TTTCAGGGTTTTAGTGCTGGCTGTCCAGACCATAGTGGAGACGGTAGCTGCTTCCAGTGGTCCCGGCTCGCTGCTCCTCGCCCAGTTCCTGAGCGAGTTAATGCCCAGCCAGTCGCAGTGGAAGAAAATCAGACAGGACTTGCCTCTTCAG TGGATGAAATCCCCGTTATTGTCCAACCGCTACAGAGGAGTTTGCCTTCAGTCCCCTGTGGACACCTGGACATCGAGATTGTCAGCGAGGctacctgctcacctgtgtgccTCTGCCATGTTGGGTAAGGTGGCCCAGCTTTCTGCATCCAGCGTCCCTGAGCAAAAGGCAGCTGATTGTCCATCACGTCAGCAAAACCTCGTTATCACAG TTTCAGAGTTGCTGTATACACTGCAGTGGTGTAAGGAGGTAGGCTATAGCCCTGCTTTAGTGGCTTCATATCACAGCCTGCTCATGGACTGGAGGCTGCCGGGGGGTCTTCACAACCTGCTTCCATTGGAAGATGTGCTGGAGACACTTTACTTAAG GTCAGTGGCAGAGGGAGACCTCTGGTCTCTGACTCTAGAAGACTACATACACGTCAACAAGTTGGCAGAGACTCGGGGCGGAAAGCTGAAGAAGCtttacagcagcacagacag TTTGTTGTCAGGTTGGCAAAGCAGGCTGAACACAGTCCAGGTTCTCTGCCCCTTCATGACCCAAGACGAGAGAGAGACCCTCGTTGCTTTGGCTACAAGTGGAATCATCAACTGGCGCGAAACTGACT ATGTGTACGAGTGTCTGGCGGTTCTGCTGTGCTGCCTCACGGCTGATACGCCGGTGCAGAACGAGGTGTTGCAGTCTGTCCTGGCCACCATGAtggagtggaggagcagcaatGAGACCTGCTTCCTCTTTGACAG cGATCTGTCTGAAGCAACTCCTCGAGAGTTGAATTTGACAGTGGAAATGATGCGTCTCCTCTCTTGGCTGGTAACTCATCGCCCGACAGATCTCGAGAGCAGCCAGTGGGACTTCTTGCTCTGCTCCATGTTAGCGTGGTTAGAG GTCACTAAAGAGAATGTGAGAAGCCTCTGGAACCCATGGGTGCAGCTGTTTTTCTGTGCAAACGCTGCGCTGGTGACGAGTTTGAACCAGTTCTTCACGACGTCGTCACctgatgtgctgcagaagcTGCCCCCAGAACTGTCTGGGGAATGGACAGACTTCTTCACAGATGGAATTTACAATGTGATGTTGCCTCTCCCCATCAGCATCACAG ATGCCTTCTCTGAACCGGATGACCCAGTGTTCCCTTCGGCGGTCCTTCAGTCGCTTGGCCAGGCTCTGGCTTTTGTGCCTGTGCAGAAGCTAATGCGCAACAAGCTGCGGCCGCGCTTCGTAGCCGGCCAGAAAACAAATTTACCCGACGGTGTCCAGACGCTGATCAACACCTTTTGTCCACAGCTTCTGTTTAAAGCCAGACCTCTGCAGATCACCACCTTCCACCTGTTAGACAG AATGATGCCTGAGCTGCCTGCGTTTGACCAGGACCACAAGTTTGATGACGAAGAAGACGAACCTTGTCT CTCTCCGCCGGCATCACTGATGACCATCCTCTCCACTTGTGAGGACCTCTGTGAAAACATCCTATCAGGAGTTCAAGTGGGAGAGTTTGCAGTGGTCCAGCCTCTCAGCATAGAGTACTCCTGCCTCTTAGGCTACCTACTAGCCTGGAAGCTGCTCCTCACTTTCTTTAAATCCTCACCCACCAAT CTGCGCGCTCTTTATGCCCAGCACCTGAAAAGAAACACCTCCCTGAACAAGCTCCTGCTGATCCTTTTCAAACTGATGCCTGAGAACCCCGTCTACCCAGGCCAGGGGACAGAGATGAAGGAGAGCAAAACCTTCTTCACGGAGACCCTTTCTCTAGATGTTGAAA CAGAAATCACAAACGTGAAGTGTGAGCTCCCCCACCTGGCGTGCAGCGTGTACTACAGTACGCTGCAGGACCTGCCTGCCATGGTGCGGCTGTGGTGGAACAGTCAGGAGAAGAGAGTCAGCACGGTTGTGGAGAAGTTCACCGTGAAATACATCAGCCCCGTCCTGTCGGCACAGGAAATCTCATCCGTGCACTCCAGCACTCAGATGTCCGACAGCATGACT GTCAAAGCTCGCTCAGCAGCGCGGGAAGTGATCGCTACCTACTCTGTGGATGATATCTTCATTGAGCTGGTGATTCAGCTTCCGCAGAATTATCCTCTGGGCTCCATCGCTGTAGATAGCGGGAGGCGCGTGGGCATCGCCTTACAGCAGTGGAGGAACTGGATGCTGCAGCTGAGCACCTACCTCACACATCAG AATGGCAGTATAATGGAGGGCCTGACTCTGTGGAAGAGCAACGTGGACAAGCGCTTCGAGGGGGTGGAGGACTGTATGATCTGCTTCTCTGTGATCCACGGCTCCAACTACTCCCTGCCCAAGAAGGCTTGTCGGACCTGCAAGAAGAGGTTCCACTCGGCGTGTTTG TACAAATGGTTCACGTCCAGCAACAAGTCCACCTGCCCGCTGTGCAGAGAAACCTTCTTCTGA